Proteins from a genomic interval of Osmia bicornis bicornis chromosome 11, iOsmBic2.1, whole genome shotgun sequence:
- the LOC114878855 gene encoding palmitoyltransferase ZDHHC8 isoform X1 produces MPKCDVKTRYLPATFAWTVLLSTTTLFFCFPCQYYVFRWGTWVPALQGVITFFVLANFTLATFMDPGVIPKAPPDEDREDDFHAPLYKSVEINGITVRMKWCVTCKFYRPPRCSHCSVCNHCIETFDHHCPWVNNCIGRRNYRFFFFFLLSLSFHMLSIFGLCLYFVLERKQQLGEVDTIVALVLMGVVILLFIPIFGLTGFHVVLVSRGRTTNEQVTGKFNGGYNPFSHGCLHNCCYTQFGPQYPSLIKPEKYSGKRRGVSTSEISTIGSENQVKTYMDSSNGVRNASSNAYNKLSPGRDGSDTDMEPTASQSADCEPTPPLQRHGSKSNFFLPPVENNESPRHPPPSQHRHPMHYTRGSPHTRPRYVVNTYRGMNGSRSHTPDPLSPEASGSPAAASQRGQGQGGASPTTQRIKAIGVPTPLAISSPIRRSNPGTPTQVRRPDFIGVNEAPTYYDVQQGNNTGVGSGAVIAGYSPQRRFLSESELVRQGTEHSYSRTNNTVDNIRELAGSPQRGVYMWKDNSPGSYPAPAGATGNATTHQSPSQRPPPPSSSSSSYDYYRSNPTSPTQQLYANAPRAAYHPAMRGGVPVFPPHQQSPQVKRKATMATPTTPTSGDTRRRPMSFVRALEMTDSMEMVSAPNDNRSQRPTTPTPDRASVYDTMNYEISV; encoded by the exons ATGCCGAAATGCGATGTGAAGACAAGGTATCTACCAGCCACATTTGCCTGGACAGTCCTACTCAGCACCACGACACTCTTCTTCTGTTTTCC ATGTCAATATTATGTGTTTCGATGGGGAACATGGGTACCTGCGCTACAAGGAGTCATCACCTTTTTTGTTCTGGCAAATTTCACGTTAGCAACATTTATGGATCCAGGAGTTATTCCGAAAG CACCTCCTGACGAAGACCGAGAGGATGACTTCCATGCTCCGTTATATAAAAGTGTAGAAATCAATGGAATTACAGTTCGTATGAAATGGTGTGTCACATGCAAGTTTTATAGACCTCCACGTTGTTCACATTGTAGTGTTTGCAATCATTGTATCGAG ACATTCGATCATCACTGCCCGTGGGTGAATAACTGCATCGGTAGGAGGAATTATaggttcttttttttctttctcttgtcTCTCAGTTTTCACATGCTCAGTATATTTGGGCTTTGCCTGTATTTTGTATTGGAGCGTAAACAACAGTTGGGCGAAGTGGATACAATTGTCGC acTTGTACTCATGGGAGTGGTTATACTTTTGTTCATTCCAATATTTGGACTGACTGGCTTTCATGTAGTACTTGTTTCTAGAGGACGTACGACAAATGAACAGGTAACGGGTAAATTTAACGGAGGCTACAATCCTTTTTCTCATGGTTGCTTACACAATTGCTGTTATACGCAATTTGGACCACAATACCCCAG TTTAATTAAGCCTGAAAAGTATTCAGGAAAACGACGCGGAGTTTCTACATCTGAGATATCGACTATAGGCAGTGAGAACCAGGTAAAAACCTACATGGATAGCAGCAATGGTGTTAGAAATGCCAGTTCAAATGCTTACAATAAG TTGTCCCCTGGACGAGATGGTTCGGACACGGATATGGAACCCACTGCATCTCAGTCCGCGGATTGCGAGCCTACACCTCCGCTACAAAGACACGGTTCTAAAAGCAATTTCTTCCTGCCACCTGTGGAGAACAACGAGTCTCCCAGGCATCCACCGCCGTCGCAACATCGCCATCCAATGCATTACACTAGAGGCAGCCCTCACACAAGGCCAAG GTACGTTGTCAATACCTATAGGGGAATGAACGGCTCTCGAAGCCATACGCCTGATCCATTATCGCCAGAAGCAAGCGGATCACCCGCCGCAGCTTCCCAAAGAGGTCAAGGACAGGGGGGTGCTAGTCCAACGACACAACGGATCAAAGCTATCGGAGTACCTACTCCACTCGCCATTTCCAGTCCTATTCGCAG ATCGAACCCAGGTACGCCGACGCAGGTTCGTCGGCCAGATTTTATAGGAGTTAACGAAGCACCAACGTATTATGATGTACAGCAAGGAAATAATACCGGTGTTGGTAGCGGTGCCGTTATAGCTGGTTACAGTCCACAGCGTCGTTTCTTGTCGGAAAGTGAGCTCGTTCGTCAAGGTACCGAACATTCGTACTCGAGAACTAACAATACCGTTGACAACATTCGAGAGTTAGCGGGTTCGCCTCAACGTGGTGTCTACATGTGGAAAGATAATTCACCTGGCAGCTATCCAGCTCCAGCTGGTGCGACGGGAAACGCGACAACGCATCAGTCGCCATCGCAAAGACCACCGccgccgtcgtcgtcgtcgtcgtcgtacGATTATTATCGTTCAAATCCAACGAGTCCTACGCAACAATTGTACGCCAATGCTCCCAGAGCAGCCTATCATCCTGCAATGAGAGGTGGAGTACCGGTCTTCCCACCGCATCAACAATCGCCGCAAGTGAAACGAAAAGCAACGATGGCGACGCCAACCACTCCAACGTCGGGCGATACGCGTCGCAGACCAATGTCGTTTGTTAGAGCCTTAGAAATGACGGATTCCATGGAAATGGTGTCAGCGCCTAACGATAACAGATCACAACGGCCCACAACGCCGACACCGGATCGTGCTAGTGTCTACGATACGATGAACTATGAAATATCTGTATAG
- the LOC114878795 gene encoding troponin C — translation MEEDEQKMAVMRKAFQMFDTTKSGLIDTLKISTILNTMGQLFDDADLNAIIAENDPEGTGKVNFDQFCRIAGRFLEEEDAEAMQEELKEAFRLYDREGNGYITTATLKEILAALDDKLTSADLDGIIAEIDTDGSGTVDFDEFMEMMTGE, via the exons ATG GAGGAAGACGAGCAAAAGATGGCCGTGATGCGAAAAGCATTCCAAATGTTCGATACCACCAAGAGCGGCCTGATCGACACCCTGAAAATATCAACGATATTGAACACGATGGGTCAGTTGTTCGACGATGCTGATCTGAATGCTATAATAGCGGAGAACGATCCGGAAGGGACCGGAAAAGTGAACTTCGATCAATTCTGCAGGATCGCTGGTCGATTCCTGGAAGAGGAGGACGCTGAAGCGATGCAAGAGGAATTGAAAGAAGCTTTTCGTTTATACGATCGTGAAGGAAATGGATACATTACGACTGCTACCTTGAAGGAGATTCTTGCTGCTCTCGACGACAAACTAACTAGCGCGGATCTTGATGGTATAATAGCTGAAATTGATACCGATGGATCCGGCACGGTTGACTTCGATG AATTCATGGAGATGATGACTGGAGAGTGA
- the LOC114878855 gene encoding palmitoyltransferase ZDHHC8 isoform X2: MPKCDVKTRYLPATFAWTVLLSTTTLFFCFPCQYYVFRWGTWVPALQGVITFFVLANFTLATFMDPGVIPKAPPDEDREDDFHAPLYKSVEINGITVRMKWCVTCKFYRPPRCSHCSVCNHCIETFDHHCPWVNNCIGRRNYRFFFFFLLSLSFHMLSIFGLCLYFVLERKQQLGEVDTIVALVLMGVVILLFIPIFGLTGFHVVLVSRGRTTNEQVTGKFNGGYNPFSHGCLHNCCYTQFGPQYPSLIKPEKYSGKRRGVSTSEISTIGSENQVKTYMDSSNGVRNASSNAYNKLSPGRDGSDTDMEPTASQSADCEPTPPLQRHGSKSNFFLPPVENNESPRHPPPSQHRHPMHYTRGSPHTRPRGMNGSRSHTPDPLSPEASGSPAAASQRGQGQGGASPTTQRIKAIGVPTPLAISSPIRRSNPGTPTQVRRPDFIGVNEAPTYYDVQQGNNTGVGSGAVIAGYSPQRRFLSESELVRQGTEHSYSRTNNTVDNIRELAGSPQRGVYMWKDNSPGSYPAPAGATGNATTHQSPSQRPPPPSSSSSSYDYYRSNPTSPTQQLYANAPRAAYHPAMRGGVPVFPPHQQSPQVKRKATMATPTTPTSGDTRRRPMSFVRALEMTDSMEMVSAPNDNRSQRPTTPTPDRASVYDTMNYEISV, encoded by the exons ATGCCGAAATGCGATGTGAAGACAAGGTATCTACCAGCCACATTTGCCTGGACAGTCCTACTCAGCACCACGACACTCTTCTTCTGTTTTCC ATGTCAATATTATGTGTTTCGATGGGGAACATGGGTACCTGCGCTACAAGGAGTCATCACCTTTTTTGTTCTGGCAAATTTCACGTTAGCAACATTTATGGATCCAGGAGTTATTCCGAAAG CACCTCCTGACGAAGACCGAGAGGATGACTTCCATGCTCCGTTATATAAAAGTGTAGAAATCAATGGAATTACAGTTCGTATGAAATGGTGTGTCACATGCAAGTTTTATAGACCTCCACGTTGTTCACATTGTAGTGTTTGCAATCATTGTATCGAG ACATTCGATCATCACTGCCCGTGGGTGAATAACTGCATCGGTAGGAGGAATTATaggttcttttttttctttctcttgtcTCTCAGTTTTCACATGCTCAGTATATTTGGGCTTTGCCTGTATTTTGTATTGGAGCGTAAACAACAGTTGGGCGAAGTGGATACAATTGTCGC acTTGTACTCATGGGAGTGGTTATACTTTTGTTCATTCCAATATTTGGACTGACTGGCTTTCATGTAGTACTTGTTTCTAGAGGACGTACGACAAATGAACAGGTAACGGGTAAATTTAACGGAGGCTACAATCCTTTTTCTCATGGTTGCTTACACAATTGCTGTTATACGCAATTTGGACCACAATACCCCAG TTTAATTAAGCCTGAAAAGTATTCAGGAAAACGACGCGGAGTTTCTACATCTGAGATATCGACTATAGGCAGTGAGAACCAGGTAAAAACCTACATGGATAGCAGCAATGGTGTTAGAAATGCCAGTTCAAATGCTTACAATAAG TTGTCCCCTGGACGAGATGGTTCGGACACGGATATGGAACCCACTGCATCTCAGTCCGCGGATTGCGAGCCTACACCTCCGCTACAAAGACACGGTTCTAAAAGCAATTTCTTCCTGCCACCTGTGGAGAACAACGAGTCTCCCAGGCATCCACCGCCGTCGCAACATCGCCATCCAATGCATTACACTAGAGGCAGCCCTCACACAAGGCCAAG GGGAATGAACGGCTCTCGAAGCCATACGCCTGATCCATTATCGCCAGAAGCAAGCGGATCACCCGCCGCAGCTTCCCAAAGAGGTCAAGGACAGGGGGGTGCTAGTCCAACGACACAACGGATCAAAGCTATCGGAGTACCTACTCCACTCGCCATTTCCAGTCCTATTCGCAG ATCGAACCCAGGTACGCCGACGCAGGTTCGTCGGCCAGATTTTATAGGAGTTAACGAAGCACCAACGTATTATGATGTACAGCAAGGAAATAATACCGGTGTTGGTAGCGGTGCCGTTATAGCTGGTTACAGTCCACAGCGTCGTTTCTTGTCGGAAAGTGAGCTCGTTCGTCAAGGTACCGAACATTCGTACTCGAGAACTAACAATACCGTTGACAACATTCGAGAGTTAGCGGGTTCGCCTCAACGTGGTGTCTACATGTGGAAAGATAATTCACCTGGCAGCTATCCAGCTCCAGCTGGTGCGACGGGAAACGCGACAACGCATCAGTCGCCATCGCAAAGACCACCGccgccgtcgtcgtcgtcgtcgtcgtacGATTATTATCGTTCAAATCCAACGAGTCCTACGCAACAATTGTACGCCAATGCTCCCAGAGCAGCCTATCATCCTGCAATGAGAGGTGGAGTACCGGTCTTCCCACCGCATCAACAATCGCCGCAAGTGAAACGAAAAGCAACGATGGCGACGCCAACCACTCCAACGTCGGGCGATACGCGTCGCAGACCAATGTCGTTTGTTAGAGCCTTAGAAATGACGGATTCCATGGAAATGGTGTCAGCGCCTAACGATAACAGATCACAACGGCCCACAACGCCGACACCGGATCGTGCTAGTGTCTACGATACGATGAACTATGAAATATCTGTATAG